The following proteins come from a genomic window of Manduca sexta isolate Smith_Timp_Sample1 chromosome 2, JHU_Msex_v1.0, whole genome shotgun sequence:
- the LOC115451638 gene encoding zinc finger protein 616 has translation MSIKIEDIKKEDDEFQRKDPTSFLPEEEMSYEFKKKKKKKKKQQEDPFKDLELETNHFPAVPTLALDPEVNIKVEDIEVELNFNDFADNQGLLVEAHHSEDSQPEPAIKVEDQSHEAVILTFENVVSEKKLLNYEHPEVKLEPYKPHICKVCHLVFKSNKTLHMHQKRKHKAFRKSFKHICDYCGMSYETKNSLVAHIKRKHGPDAPADDTDEHTCDICALVFKGAARLRMHMRRKHGAFADAFKYVCSECGLTYDKHRSLVVHIQRKHSGVQPASNEWFSCPFCPKAFTKRETYVRHIQRKHKVNEEPTVKSENITPELLEGCKNEETGEITCKECPLMFTSVNYLKLHMRRKHNALKEAFRLKCGICNLSYDKLESLKRHIRRKHDRKVQCNICNKQFESREHYTNHTHIKLIKECSLCGLIFASEGGLAKHLRCSHKIDTPKTVFCNICNEGFHEKRQLKPHLLKVHLKVSYTCKYCNKIFKAKESYRRHIIIKHPTQRIMNTQLQKCEKCPEMFKDEFELSRHVNIMHTGPEEAESGWLEVKKEEVDSKDSFQCTKCSETYLTWPQLKLHYEQNHHVAEQTQCQVCGEIIPVSELQKHIKLKHTETIEMACKYCDFKTTSKLSLTQHTLRHKNATTFRCDFNGCRYKTFYEVAMEKHKRKHADLGVKFQCSQCPFQSMNKYILKYHEEAHSTGRKRYACDQCDYATILPANLVQHKYKHSAEKRFKCEVCPFATKYNTSLRFHVRKKHCDLPMS, from the exons ATGTCGATTAAAATTGAAGATATAAAGAAAGAAGATGACGAGTTTCAGAGGAAGGATCCAACATCCTTTTTGCCAGAGGAGGAGATGTCATACGAGTtcaaaaagaagaagaaaaaaaagaagaaacaaCAAGAGGATCCATTCAAGGATTTGGAGTTGGAGACAAACCATTTTCCAGCTGTGCCAACATTAGCATTAGACCCTGAGGTCAATATAAAAGTCGAAGATATTGAAGTagagttaaattttaatgat tttgcCGACAACCAAGGTCTGTTAGTAGAAGCACATCACAGTGAGGATAGTCAGCCAGAACCAGCCATCAAAGTGGAAGACCAGAGCCACGAGGCAGTGATACTTACGTTCGAAAATGTAGtcagtgaaaaaaaattgctcAATTATGAACATCCCGAGGTTAAATTGGAACCCTACAAGCCACACATCTGCAAAGTGTGCCACCTAGTgtttaaatcaaacaaaactCTTCACATGCATCAGAAAAGGAAGCACAAGGCGTTTCGGAAATCTTTCAAGCATATATGTGATTATTGTGGCATGTCCTATGAgacgaaaaatagtttagttgCCCATATTAAGAGGAAGCATGGTCCAGACGCTCCTGCAGATGATACGGATGAGCATACGTGTGACATATGCGCTCTGGTGTTTAAAGGTGCTGCTAGATTACGAATGCATATGCGGAGAAAGCATGGCGCGTTTGCAGATGCCTTCAAATATGTGTGTAGTGAGTGCGGATTGACgtatgacaagcatagaagccTTGTCGTTCACATACAGAGGAAACATTCGGGTGTGCAGCCAGCGTCTAACGAATGGTTCAGCTGCCCATTTTGTCCTAAAGCATTTACTAAAAGGGAAACGTATGTGCGTCATATACAAAGAAAGCATAAAGTGAATGAAGAGCCCACAGTTAAGTCAGAAAACATAACCCCAGAGTTATTAGAGGGCTGTAAAAATGAAGAAACAGGAGAAATCACTTGTAAAGAGTGCCCACTGATGTTTACatctgttaattatttaaaattgcacATGAGAAGAAAGCACAATGCTTTGAAAGAAGCGTTTCGACTTAAGTGTGGAATATGCAATCTGTCGTATGATAAATTAGAGAGCTTAAAACGCCATATAAGGAGAAAACATGACAGAAAAGTGCAATGCAACATATGCAATAAACAATTTGAATCGAGAGAACACTACACTAATCACACGCAcattaaattaatcaaagaGTGTTCACTTTGCGGTTTAATTTTCGCCTCCGAAGGCGGTCTTGCCAAGCATTTACGCTGCTCGCACAAAATAGACACTCCAAAGACGGTGTTTTGTAACATATGCAACGAAGGTTTCCATGAGAAACGACAATTAAAGCCTCATTTACTAAAAGTACATCTAAAGGTGTCCTACacttgtaaatattgtaataaaatatttaaagctaaaGAGAGTTATCGacgtcatattattataaagcatcCAACGCAGAGAATCATGAATACGCAACTACAGAAATGCGAGAAATGTCCGGAGATGTTTAAAGACGAATTTGAACTCTCTCGGCATGTAAATATAATGCATACAGGCCCTGAGGAAGCAGAGTCCGGGTGGCTAGAAGTCAAAAAAGAGGAGGTGGACTCTAAGGACTCCTTTCAATGCACAAAGTGCTCCGAGACTTATCTTACCTGGCCTCAACTGAAATTGCATTATGAACAAAACCACCATGTTGCAGAACAAACTCAGTGTCAAGTTTGCGGAGAAATCATACCGGTGTCTGAACTTCAGAAACACATTAAATTAAAGCACACAGAGACAATCGAGATGGCCTGCAAGTACTGTGACTTCAAGACTACGTCCAAGCTGAGTTTGACGCAGCACACTTTACGCCACAAAAATGCGACTACATTCCGCTGTGATTTCAACGGTTGTAGGTACAAGACGTTTTACGAGGTGGCCATGGAGAAACACAAGAGGAAACATGCCGATTTAGGTGTTAAGTTTCAATGCAGTCAATGCCCTTTTCAGAGTATGAATAAGTACATTTTAAAGTATCATGAAGAGGCGCACTCTACTGGTCGTAAGAGGTATGCTTGTGACCAATGTGATTATGCTACCATCCTGCCAGCGAACTTGGTGCAGCACAAATATAAGCATTCAGCGGAAAAAAGGTTTAAATGTGAGGTGTGCCCATTTGCCACTAAATATAACACGTCGTTGCGTTTCCACGTCAGAAAGAAACATTGTGATCTCCCCATGAGTtga
- the LOC115451640 gene encoding adrenodoxin-like protein 1, mitochondrial, which yields MFQLLTKRIQLASKIAPMWTFNGSNIRKIHATASLWHGEYEWQDPKSEDEVVNVVYIDKDGNKTNVRGKVGDNILYLAHRYKIPMEGACEASLACTTCHVYIPHDFLDRLPPSEEKEDDLLDMAPFLKENSRLGCQIILTKELEGMEIQLPQATRNFYVDGHKPTPH from the exons atgtttcaattattaacTAAGCGCATACAACTTGCGAGTAAAATAGCTCCCATGTGGACTTTTAACGGatcaaatattagaaaaatacatGCCACAGCGA GTTTATGGCACGGTGAATATGAATGGCAGGATCCAAAGTCAGAAGATGAAGT GGTGAATGTAGTGTACATAGATAAAGATGGCAACAAGACTAATGTTAGAGGGAAAGTAGGAGACAACATATTATATCTAGCTCACAGATATAAAATACCCATGGAAG GTGCTTGTGAAGCATCACTAGCCTGCACTACATGCCATGTGTACATCCCTCATGATTTTCTAGATAGGTTACCACCATCAGAGGAAAAGGAAGACGACTTATTAGATATGGCACCATTTCTTAAAGAAAATTCTAGATTAG gttgtcaaataattttaacgaaAGAATTAGAAGGAATGGAAATACAGTTACCTCAAGCAACAAGAAACTTCTATGTAGATGGACACAAACCAACACCTCACTGA